In Helianthus annuus cultivar XRQ/B chromosome 8, HanXRQr2.0-SUNRISE, whole genome shotgun sequence, a single genomic region encodes these proteins:
- the LOC110899707 gene encoding probable disease resistance protein RF45 has product MAVEAIVSVVLHNLTNLRIEESNIFKKVRDEVERVVMELREMQSILNEVEHQEQGDKVLTEWILKFLDIVYRVKDDIESFSLTETRLKNMGLVKKRISVTANKFKLCREVPDEMVDSMNVRRLKSKMNGISKEIQEWKEGKPSLALAPVQGSYAMNRDEQPWQESDGYYAPKKEETIFKKDVEKLVKQLTSNSKPLQIILVFGEVGTGKTAHVKTIYNKLEVKNKFPCHAFVILTTKCSIRYLMITILQQVTSLKAKDKLKDEDLMVKLNEFLKGQKYLIVVIDVKSSGLLKQLKDVLPDTNNGSRVVITTPDEEVASFPDATTHYHFKPLDMEDGLKFFIKKVWGVKGIPFAGDVIEDLKNKIAERCKGTPLRIIMLAGLLSTRKMMYEDWLSVFEQHDFAAKSPSFDILAFCYNDLTPHVKLCFLYLGLFRKGFEIPVRRLFRLWLAEGYVKPSEGVILEDIVEGYLEELVKRNMVEITKRRSDGTPKRCRMIGVLYDIFMPKGVEIGLFHLHQTSDENPNATTEPRFGVRRVVEYTNIKDYPSTKPFNQNLRSYISFNGRKKDTPAEEVGTFLERIIGVRGFGLLRVLDLEGVYRPQLPENLGSLYHLRYLGLRWTFLDTLPSSLGDLLYLETLDIKHTHITALPSSIWNMKHLRHLCLNGVRLDIPVQSTRHRAPSQLQTLWGLFVDEKIARKIGLTLSRMTNLRKLDLTRQSSSTVKTTTITTATTTTTTTTCHSSSYEEIGLWISSLSSLPSLRLRSKDKMGRPSELIVKPFSSLVNLSQLYLLGSLHKSIDWYQMPPALKVLTLSVSHLEKDPMPTLSQLPSLIVLRLLAASYVGEEMCCPENGFPALQVLKLWKLERLKIWTAHGGTMPNLHTLDIRCCRELEEIPVTLLQIQSFENLILTNMPKQFVSGTRKKKKKHTKIVENE; this is encoded by the coding sequence ATGGCTGTTGAGGCCATTGTCTCTGTGGTACTACACAACCTAACAAACTTACGGATCGAAGAATCAAATATATTTAAAAAGGTTAGAGATGAAGTAGAAAGGGTTGTCATGGAGCTTAGGGAGATGCAAAGCATTTTAAATGAGGTAGAACATCAAGAACAAGGTGACAAGGTGCTTACAGAATGGATACTAAAGTTTCTAGACATAGTCTACCGCGTGAAGGATGACATAGAATCTTTTTCCCTCACAGAAACACGCTTGAAAAATATGGGTTTGGTCAAGAAGCGGATATCCGTCACTGCGAACAAGTTCAAACTTTGCAGAGAAGTACCAGATGAGATGGTTGATTCTATGAACGTTCGCAGACTCAAATCCAAGATGAATGGAATCAGCAAAGAAATTCAAGAATGGAAAGAAGGAAAACCTTCATTGGCTCTGGCACCTGTTCAAGGTTCTTATGCGATGAATCGCGATGAACAGCCATGGCAAGAGAGCGATGGTTATTATGCACCAAAGAAGGAAGAAACCATCTTCAAGAAAGATGTTGAAAAGTTGGTGAAGCAGTTAACCAGCAATAGCAAACCACTTCAAATTATTTTGGTATTTGGAGAGGTTGGAACAGGGAAAACAGCTCATGTGAAGACGATATACAACAAGTTAGAGGTCAAGAACAAGTTTCCATGTCACGCTTTCGTAATCCTCACCACAAAGTGCTCGATTAGATATCTCATGATCACTATACTGCAACAAGTGACCAGCTTGAAGGCGAAAGATAAACTCAAAGATGAGGACTTGATGGTAAAGCTGAATGAGTTCTTGAAGGGTCAAAAGTACTTGATAGTAGTGATTGATGTAAAAAGTTCTGGTCTCTTGAAACAACTAAAAGACGTGTTGCCAGATACAAACAATGGAAGTAGGGTTGTGATCACCACCCCTGATGAAGAAGTTGCTTCATTTCCAGATGCAACAACCCATTATCATTTCAAACCACTAGACATGGAAGATGGGTTAAAGTTTTTCATCAAGAAAGTATGGGGTGTAAAAGGAATCCCATTCGCAGGTGATGTCATAGAGGATCTAAAGAACAAAATAGCCGAAAGATGCAAAGGGACCCCTCTAAGGATAATAATGCTTGCTGGATTGCTATCAACTAGAAAAATGATGTATGAAGATTGGTTGAGTGTTTTTGAGCAACATGATTTTGCAGCGAAATCACCTTCGTTTGACATTTTAGCTTTCTGCTACAATGATCTTACGCCTCACGTTAAGCTATGTTTTCTTTATTTGGGACTTTTTCGAAAAGGATTTGAAATACCTGTGAGAAGGTTGTTTCGGTTGTGGCTTGCCGAGGGTTATGTAAAGCCATCAGAAGGGGTTATTCTGGAGGACATTGTAGAAGGATATCTTGAAGAGCTTGTGAAGAGAAACATGGTGGAAATAACAAAAAGACGATCTGATGGGACTCCCAAAAGATGCAGAATGATTGGAGTTCTATATGACATCTTCATGCCGAAAGGTGTAGAAATAGGCCTCTTCCACCTCCACCAAACGTCGGACGAAAATCCAAATGCAACAACAGAACCTCGATTTGGAGTTCGCCGGGTGGTTGAATACACCAATATCAAAGACTACCCATCTACCAAACCTTTCAACCAGAATCTACGGTCCTACATATCCTTCAATGGAAGAAAGAAAGATACGCCTGCAGAAGAAGTAGGAACATTTTTAGAAAGAATCATTGGAGTAAGAGGTTTTGGATTGCTCAGGGTGCTTGATTTAGAGGGTGTTTATCGACCACAGCTACCGGAGAATCTGGGGAGCTTATATCACTTGAGGTATTTAGGATTGCGATGGACTTTCTTAGACACTCTTCCGTCTTCACTTGGTGATTTGCTCTACCTTGAAACACTTGACATCAAGCACACACATATCACAGCGCTCCCAAGTTCTATATGGAATATGAAGCATCTCCGACATCTTTGTCTGAACGGAGTTCGTCTAGATATACCTGTGCAGTCAACCAGACATAGAGCTCCGAGCCAGCTCCAAACTCTATGGGGTTTGTTCGTAGACGAGAAGATCGCAAGAAAGATTGGTTTAACTTTGAGCAGAATGACCAACCTACGAAAACTTGATCTGACAAGGCAGTCATCCTCAACGGTAAAAACAACGACCATCACAACGGCAACAACGACCACCACTACGACAACATGCCATTCATCCTCCTATGAAGAAATCGGTTTGTGGATTTCATCACTGTCTAGCCTTCCGTCTCTAAGATTGAGGTCCAAGGACAAAATGGGCCGGCCTTCAGAGCTCATCGTTAAACCTTTCTCGAGTCTTGTAAATCTCTCTCAACTGTACTTATTAGGAAGTTTACACAAATCTATTGATTGGTACCAGATGCCACCTGCACTCAAAGTTCTTACTTTATCAGTCTCGCATCTAGAAAAAGATCCCATGCCGACACTATCTCAGCTGCCGAGCTTGATTGTCCTGAGGCTTTTAGCTGCATCTTATGTGGGAGAAGAAATGTGTTGTCCGGAAAACGGATTCCCTGCGCTCCAAGTTCTGAAGCTTTGGAAGCTGGAAAGGTTAAAAATTTGGACCGCACATGGTGGAACAATGCCGAATCTACATACCTTAGACATTAGGTGTTGTAGAGAGCTAGAGGAGATTCCTGTAACCTTGCTGCAGATACAGAGTTTTGAGAATTTGATCTTGACAAATATGCCAAAGCAGTTTGTTTCTGGTActcgaaagaaaaagaagaaacacACCAAGATTGTGGAAAATGAATAG